From Rhododendron vialii isolate Sample 1 chromosome 10a, ASM3025357v1, the proteins below share one genomic window:
- the LOC131303756 gene encoding major pollen allergen Ole e 1-like, giving the protein MDSAILFVVSCLLALSLPSEVEPRKVNPQITVMGIVYCDTCSNNTFSRHSYFLPGAEVRIDCKFKAISPRTIEEIEFSVNRTTDKHGVYKLEIPSVDGIECARDEAIESSCRASLMWSTSSLCNVPGYRTTSGEIAVKSRRANLCIYSLSALNYRPSRRENWLC; this is encoded by the exons ATGGATTCAGCAATTCTCTTTGTAGTTTCTTGCTTGTTAGCTCTGTCACTGCCCTCAGAAGTTGAACCAAGAAAAGTTAATCCTCAAATTACTGTAATGGGTATTGTTTACTGTGACACCTGCTCCAACAACACCTTCTCCAGGCACAGCTACTTCTTACCAG GTGCGGAAGTTAGAATAGACTGTAAATTCAAAGCAATTTCTCCAAGAACCATAGAAGAGATTGAATTCTCGGTCAACAGAACTACGGATAAACATGGAGTCTATAAGTTGGAAATACCGTCGGTCGATGGAATTGAATGCGCGAGAGATGAAGCGATCGAGTCCTCCTGCAGGGCAAGCTTGATGTGGAGCACATCTTCTTTGTGCAATGTTCCTGGTTACAGAACCACATCCGGTGAGATCGCGGTAAAATCAAGACGAGCCAATCTCTGTATTTACAGTTTAAGTGCACTAAATTATAGACCATCCAGGAGAGAAAATTGGTTATGTTAA